The Gammaproteobacteria bacterium genome contains a region encoding:
- a CDS encoding CBS domain-containing protein gives MKLRAMVGGRAEVCGPETTLQDVSAAMLAARVGSIGVIHGRRLAGIITERDIVRAAAGGMDPKLELVEDWMTSDPDVFTPEVTVAEAGRWLLETGYRHLPVMEDDELLGILSIRDVLWALLGSDPS, from the coding sequence GTGAAACTGAGGGCGATGGTCGGTGGCCGAGCGGAGGTCTGCGGTCCCGAGACCACTCTGCAGGACGTGTCGGCCGCGATGCTGGCTGCCCGTGTGGGATCCATCGGTGTCATCCACGGACGGCGCCTTGCGGGCATCATCACAGAACGCGATATCGTGCGCGCCGCCGCCGGAGGCATGGATCCCAAGCTGGAACTCGTCGAGGATTGGATGACGTCCGATCCGGATGTGTTTACACCCGAAGTCACGGTCGCAGAGGCGGGCCGATGGCTGCTCGAGACCGGTTACCGTCACCTGCCCGTGATGGAAGACGATGAGCTGCTCGGGATTCTGAGCATCCGTGATGTGCTGTGGGCGCTCCTCGGATCAGACCCTTCATAA